A genomic stretch from Mya arenaria isolate MELC-2E11 chromosome 10, ASM2691426v1 includes:
- the LOC128204397 gene encoding asialoglycoprotein receptor 1-like yields the protein MENMFIIGFTLAILGNIHGVATEAITPCPDDWTAYEGSCYSFHSHNATFTEAEHYCQNHRAHLVHVNDDIENSFLRNEIQERSKIIFTR from the exons ATGGAGAATATGTTCATCATAGGCTTTACATTAGCCATTTTAGGAAATATTCATGGAG TTGCGACTGAAGCTATAACGCCATGCCCGGATGACTGGACTGCCTACGAAGGCTCGTGTTACTCCTTTCATTCCCATAATGCAACATTCACCGAGGCAGAA CACTACTGTCAGAACCACAGAGCTCACCTAGTGCACGTGAATGATGACATCGAGAACAGTTTCCTCAGAAATGAGATACAAGAACGAAGCAAGATAATTTTCACTCGTTGA
- the LOC128205687 gene encoding adenosine deaminase-like, whose protein sequence is MENTRQRVCPVKDDFPYKVELHVHLDGAFRLESILDIAKKRNIPLPAADLDGFRKNISVYHALSLYKVLKSFTVFMPVVAGDRDAISRLAYEFCEDSAKNGIKYVEARYSPHLLSNNEEKPEYALEHGDLTPREIVKIINEAFAKGSKDYNIRVKSILCCMRHRPDWSDELVNLAHEYRQEGVVAVDIAGGGNHHDDVEEVHPDHIKAFKRAKDLGLHITVHAGEAGGADRVKQAIDEMNAERIGHGYRVLENEDLYAEVRRRGIHLETCPISSICTGAVPEDVHKHPVVRFAHDKANFSINSDDPLVFDSCLFDDYQATREMGLDDSYIRIAIFNAARSCFASDKEKADILKELEDVYGKQ, encoded by the exons ATGGAGAACACTAGACAAAGAGTGTGTCCGGTTAAAGATGACTTTCCTTATAAG GTCGAGCTTCACGTCCATTTAGACGGGGCATTCCGATTGGAGTCCATTTTAGATATCGCCAA AAAGCGGAATATCCCACTTCCTGCAGCAGACCTGGACGGTTTTCGAAAGAATATTTCCGTGTACCACGCGCTGTCACTCTATAAAGTTCTCAAGTCCTTCACAGTCTTTATGCCCGTCGTTGC GGGTGACCGTGATGCAATTTCAAGACTTGCTTACGAGTTCTGCGAAGACAGTGCAAAGAACGGTATCAAGTATGTCGAAGCGAGATACTCCCCACACCTCTTATCCAATAACGAGGAGAAACCTGAATACGCGTTGGAGCACGGTGATCTTACGCCACGGGAAATAGTAAAGATAATAAACGAGGCATTTGCGAAAGGCTCCAAAGATTACAACATCCGAGTGAAGAGTATATTATGCTGCATGAGGCATAGGCCAG ATTGGTCCGACGAATTGGTTAATTTGGCGCATGAATACAGGCAGGAAGGAGTTGTCGCAGTAGACATTGCAGGAGGTGGTAATCACCATGACGATGTAGAAGAAGTTCATCCGGACCACATCAAGGCCTTTAAG CGCGCAAAAGATCTTGGCTTGCATATAACTGTACATGCGGGGGAAGCTGGCGGAGCTGACAGGGTGAAACAG GCCATTGATGAAATGAATGCGGAGCGTATCGGTCACGGGTACCGAGTTTTGGAGAATGAAGATTTATATGCCGAGGTAAGGCGCCGGGGAATACACTTGGAGACTTGTCCCATCTCCAGTATATGCACGGGTGCAGTGCCAGAGGACGTTCACAAACACCCAGTGGTCAG gtTTGCCCATGACAAGGCCAACTTTTCCATTAACTCCGACGACCCATTGGTGTTTGATAGTTGCCTGTTTGATGACTACCAGGCGACCAGAGAAATGGGACTTGATGACTCCTACATCCGTATTGCC ATTTTTAATGCAGCGAGATCATGTTTTGCCAGCGATAAAGAAAAGGCAGACATCCTGAAAGAACTCGAGGATGTCTATGGAAAACAATGA